The following coding sequences lie in one Stigmatopora nigra isolate UIUO_SnigA chromosome 4, RoL_Snig_1.1, whole genome shotgun sequence genomic window:
- the rufy3 gene encoding protein RUFY3 isoform X4: MSDLTPQSETPTPTTDKITQAARETIYLCNFRVSVDGEWLCLRELNDISLTPDPEPAQEDPKDPITIERLNLMNMAKLSIKGLIESALNLGRTLDSDYAPLQQFFVVMEHCLKHGLKAKKTFLGQNKSFWGALELVEKLTPEAGEITASVKDLPGLKTPLGRGRAWLRLALMQKKLSDYMKTIINRKDLLSEFYEPNALMMEEEGAVIAGLLVGLNVIDANLCMKGEDLDSQVGVIDFSMYLKDGGPSSKSAEGDGQITAILDQKNYVEELNRHLSASVNNLQAKVDALEKSNTKLTEELAVANNRIITLQEDVERVKEESSFQLESNRKALRSESGEGPALGETRKQLKEETLLRLDVEKELEVQIGMKQEMELSMKMLEKDVCEKQDALAELRQQLDDLRLINQQLSHKSQSADSSSKQKSDAVARLEDKISQMSSTIRQLENSEKHLVKQARNLNSAAEKILQLQQ; encoded by the exons ATGTCGGATTTGACGCCCCAGAGTGAGACACCAACACCCACCACCGACAAGATCACGCAGGCTGCTCGGGAAACCATTTATCTGTGCAACTTCCGTGTGTCAGTGGATGGCGAGTGGCTGTGCCTCCGCGAGCTCAATGACATCTCCCTCACGCCGGATCCTGAACCGGCCCAAGAAG ATCCCAAGGACCCCATCACCATTGAGAGGCTGAACCTAATGAACATGGCCAAGCTGAGCATCAAGGGCCTTATCGAGTCAGCGCTCAATCTGGGTCGCACGCTAGACTCAGACTACGCCCCTCTACAGCAGTTTTTCGTGGTCATGGAGCACTGCCTCAAGCATGGCTTGAAAG CAAAGAAGACCTTCCTGGGTCAGAACAAGTCATTCTGGGGAGCCTTGGAGCTGGTGGAGAAATTGACGCCCGAAGCCGGCGAGATCACAGCCAGCGTCAAAGACCTGCCTGGCCTCAA GACACCTTTAGGACGAGGCCGCGCTTGGTTACGTCTGGCTTTGATGCAGAAGAAGTTGTCCGACTACATGAAAACCATAATCAACAGGAAGGACCTTCTGAG TGAATTCTATGAGCCCAACGCACTAATGATGGAGGAGGAGGGCGCTGTCATCGCCGGCCTGCTGGTGGGGCTCAACGTCATCGACGCCAACCTATGCATGAAAGGAGAAGACCTGGACTCGCAGGTCGGCGTCATTGATTTCTCAATGTACCTCAAAGACGGCGGCCCCAGTAGCAAGAGTGCGGAAGG CGACGGTCAGATCACCGCCATACTTGATCAGAAGAATTACGTTGAGGAACTCAACAGACATTTGAG TGCTTCAGTAAATAATCTCCAGGCCAAAGTGGATGCGTTGGAGAAGTCCAACACGAAGCTCACGGAAGAG CTGGCCGTGGCCAACAACCGGATCATCACCCTCCAAGAAGATGTGGAGCGGGTGAAAGAGGAGAGTTCCTTTCAGCTGGAGTCCAACAGGAAG GCTCTCCGAAGCGAATCGGGGGAAGGGCCGGCACTGGGCGAAACACGCAAGCAACTCAAGGAGGAGACGCTGCTCCGACTG gACGTGGAGAAGGAGTTGGAGGTACAGATTGGCATGAAGCAGGAGATGGAGCTGTCCATGAAGATGCTAGAGAAGGATGTGTGCGAGAAACAGGACGCACTGGCCGAATTGCGGCAGCAGCTCGATGACCTGCGTCTCATCAACCAGCAGCTCAGCCACAAGTCGCAG AGCGCTGACAGCAGCTCCAAGCAGAAGAGCGATGCTGTGGCTCGCCTGGAGGACAAAATCAGCCAAATGTCCAGTACCATCAGACAGCTGGAGAACAG CGAGAAACATTTGGTGAAGCAGGCCAGAAACCTCAACTCGGCTGCGGAGAAAATCCTCCAGCTGCAGCAGTAA